The proteins below come from a single Leptotrichia sp. oral taxon 223 genomic window:
- a CDS encoding acetylase, giving the protein MKKLFFVLVILVFGSGIIIAKEMFIGKVPDNIVFVGDSIMNSSKQYIAPNFKNPYFDTKISRQFSTLPGIVTKLVEDGKLKTALVVHLGTNGKFTDKDFDYVMEMAKGKDVFFMNTAHKDPWEQEVNRKLKEKVAQYDNAYLIDWYSYAKGKNQYFYKDRTHLNDKGQRYYADFITNEIKKHYLGENEKTEPVKEKSSDSSSTKNVQLNKITNLNK; this is encoded by the coding sequence ATGAAAAAATTATTTTTTGTTTTAGTAATATTAGTTTTTGGTTCCGGAATTATTATCGCCAAAGAGATGTTTATTGGAAAAGTACCTGATAATATTGTGTTTGTTGGAGATTCGATAATGAATAGCAGCAAGCAGTACATTGCACCTAATTTTAAAAATCCTTATTTTGACACAAAAATATCACGTCAATTTTCAACACTTCCAGGGATTGTTACAAAATTAGTGGAAGATGGAAAATTAAAAACTGCATTAGTTGTGCATCTTGGAACAAATGGGAAATTTACAGATAAAGATTTTGATTATGTTATGGAAATGGCAAAAGGGAAAGATGTATTCTTTATGAACACTGCACACAAGGATCCCTGGGAACAGGAAGTAAACAGAAAATTAAAGGAAAAAGTTGCACAATATGACAATGCTTACCTGATTGACTGGTATTCTTATGCAAAAGGGAAAAATCAATATTTTTATAAAGATAGAACTCATTTGAACGATAAAGGGCAAAGATATTATGCAGACTTTATAACTAATGAAATTAAAAAACATTATCTTGGAGAAAATGAAAAAACTGAACCTGTAAAAGAAAAATCTTCAGATTCTTCCAGTACCAAAAATGTTCAATTGAATAAAATAACAAATTTAAATAAATAA
- a CDS encoding acyltransferase family protein: protein MKKERIQSLDILRTVALVLICVYHWFSYRGTYIGVIIFFALSGYLVTTGLLSRDFSVFSVINRRLRKVYPSLLIVILISTIALYFVNNGLEMKYKYSALFSILGLNNIYQIFSKMSYFDNFGIILPLTHIWALSFLIQMYIFFPPLLQGLKKLKLKNNAIGIIFFGIGIISALIMAYVFYITSKSPEGADFSRIYYGTDTRAFAFFCPAAIACFYTNREIKKDSEKKIVYILGILGLFSLIFFCFGIDYRSAYNYYGLMFLSSVLIGFTLVLFSKPELKKFDLSKYPKIFNPIIRLGQHQYQYYLWQYPIMIFAREYFKWTKLSNIQQFFIQIIVLVAISELSYFLFEKKSIKYISYPVLISIFVILIYSPIYENKDLEEMKAAQAAAANATTEEPEPTPTATPTTNTLNGNLTMDELLTAINSPSKGIEEETKIQNEILKKYPNDERNILFIGDSVLDMTKIDLKKKYPNSIIETKVGRQFYELPNMLKNYAQNGKLRKIIVIALGTNGTIYEKDMKSVLETLKGHDIYFINTVMPDPWQDSVNAEIKKASAENPNIKVIDWYSYSKGKQEYFYKDGTHPKPHAAKRYINLLYSVLSKDILNSNTNADTNK from the coding sequence ATGAAAAAGGAAAGAATACAAAGCCTTGACATACTTAGAACAGTTGCACTTGTTCTTATCTGTGTTTATCACTGGTTTTCCTACAGGGGAACTTACATCGGTGTTATTATATTTTTTGCATTAAGTGGCTATCTGGTTACGACTGGACTGCTTTCCAGAGATTTTTCAGTTTTTTCAGTCATTAACCGTAGGCTGAGAAAAGTTTATCCAAGCCTGCTAATTGTAATATTAATTTCAACCATTGCATTATATTTTGTAAACAACGGACTTGAAATGAAATACAAATACAGTGCATTATTTTCAATATTGGGACTAAACAATATTTATCAGATTTTTTCAAAAATGTCCTATTTTGACAATTTTGGAATTATCTTGCCCCTGACACATATTTGGGCGCTATCGTTTCTGATACAGATGTATATATTTTTCCCGCCTTTATTACAGGGGCTTAAAAAACTGAAATTAAAAAACAATGCCATCGGAATTATTTTTTTTGGAATTGGGATAATCTCTGCATTAATAATGGCTTATGTATTCTATATAACTTCAAAATCTCCAGAGGGAGCGGATTTTTCCAGAATATATTATGGAACTGACACAAGAGCTTTTGCATTTTTCTGCCCTGCCGCAATAGCGTGTTTTTATACAAATAGAGAAATAAAAAAAGATAGTGAGAAAAAAATTGTATACATTTTAGGAATTTTAGGGCTATTTTCATTAATTTTCTTTTGTTTTGGAATAGATTACAGAAGTGCCTATAATTACTATGGGCTGATGTTCTTATCAAGTGTTTTGATAGGATTTACACTTGTTTTATTTTCAAAACCTGAATTAAAAAAATTCGATCTTTCAAAATATCCCAAAATTTTTAACCCAATAATAAGATTAGGGCAACATCAATATCAATACTATTTGTGGCAATATCCGATTATGATATTCGCACGGGAATATTTTAAATGGACAAAACTTTCAAATATTCAGCAATTTTTTATTCAAATTATTGTTTTAGTGGCAATTTCAGAATTGAGTTACTTCTTATTTGAGAAAAAAAGTATAAAATACATAAGTTATCCTGTTTTAATTTCTATTTTTGTAATTTTAATATATTCTCCAATTTATGAAAATAAAGATTTGGAGGAAATGAAGGCAGCACAGGCAGCAGCGGCTAATGCAACCACAGAGGAACCTGAACCTACTCCTACCGCTACTCCAACAACAAATACACTAAATGGAAACTTGACAATGGACGAACTTCTCACAGCGATAAATTCTCCATCTAAAGGAATAGAAGAGGAAACAAAAATTCAAAATGAAATTCTGAAAAAATACCCAAATGATGAACGGAATATTTTGTTTATCGGAGATTCTGTGCTGGATATGACAAAAATTGACTTGAAGAAAAAATATCCAAATTCCATCATTGAAACAAAAGTTGGACGTCAATTTTATGAATTGCCAAATATGTTAAAAAATTATGCTCAGAATGGTAAATTAAGAAAAATTATCGTAATTGCACTTGGAACAAATGGAACAATTTACGAAAAGGATATGAAATCTGTTTTGGAAACATTGAAAGGACACGATATTTACTTTATAAATACAGTTATGCCTGATCCGTGGCAAGACAGTGTCAATGCGGAAATCAAGAAGGCAAGTGCCGAAAACCCAAATATAAAGGTAATCGACTGGTATTCATATTCCAAAGGTAAACAGGAATATTTCTATAAGGACGGAACACATCCAAAACCTCATGCAGCCAAAAGATACATTAACCTGCTATATTCTGTCCTAAGTAAAGACATTCTAAATTCAAATACCAATGCAGATACAAATAAATAA
- a CDS encoding autotransporter-associated N-terminal domain-containing protein translates to MTNNLREIRKSLCSFAKKCKKFKYTDSALITFLITGAVSISSNLFSAEKDGNIENQKKIISASMKDFNVLVKETRKENDKLLKKANLELIQLMEQGEHVVKAPWSSWQFGANYMYSSWNGTFKGKGDKKEKYPYEGIYERSSNTFERYTSPLSKNYSLLALSQNVNKAATNERNGLGLDYGLTSNTRAQESILEINVEASIKPKTVQIEIPDLGIRAPQLQVMTVNGIEVPSIKVPTPNTPTKTVSIAKPNAEPFTGYYFDGTWSHRELKDNIAIYSGIDPNSLIGNINNTKPTPAAMTGSYNGREFQGTLIRNENNRYTNTYYLNSQANIDKIANSTFYLRGHYTTDTYDDSNTRAHLGISNNGHKIYKDAHGNGIPDEGVVGVHALGDLNIKHLVFNLYGRAGAVTNETWRHGILDFDDVTVNMYNSDNMGFYNMPIARYTYKYFRAGKEWRTSVGGFSGKANVNMYGRNNSVYLTTGMSYIKHWENEGLIQSDGASNIVYSSFSYAPTLSKLVNPASVDYSKYTNTVKLANVKLYGDENIGMYFGSRIKGDIAKVHREWGNELEGVYGFNNKAAHIGIYQGEIDFSAKIGERLTIDNQNKQTTEGNLNNVGYTNETVDGAVGIFSESGQRVGIVARGDIMEETPPSQATILANAADLKYKKWFLHPWNPGTQELLPVDYTKVGSSYGYALANDFSKDPIHNLEVAKLDIRFGKYSKNGIMVLAKQGTVIDVGKNTSNLHITGTSSDITDGINGANTLEADASTGTIVAYAEGTWDQLKHRYGNDDTRIAQNDADATAINNGAARKALTDATATTAAKLQGLPSEVNVYPNVVLASKEGIAYMGDNKGVVNAGTSGNTTTTTAVNYKSIIGFARDEGVVNIHGDIEAIDKNATQNKFENIAGLATKTAAGASGGTVNIEDGSIKISGMAGFASGTGSVVNVNNGTANKIQTGENGALAAVDGGKVNFSGGTIYHEDKATSSDVVAAGTTTVNHAKSTPFYADDSSKIEFKGATTINMADGILMPGTDATNYDGGNTSATAKYLGMNNVTVNLTGDNVVLRTYTGATTNWTGGTAGSNAIKNDMKLAALNTNGKKYKIYYTDGIFNLNVNQDLDDNTDEFNTKIRLSNEKFTIASGVTVSSATGKGLSMASHDGVTTNTTTGYTNNGTINITGGTPSNTTALSTSFGYVDNKGTINVDKGIGAYGINGSSLTNNSAINITSSGVGMAGFASASALKTYGTDAKISNGTLTTADKVLEVTNNGTVTVAGDGSIGLYGNPNDLAGTGLLTTENGVITNNGKIVMTGDKAVGIVSEGAGNIVNLGGTGSSDITVGTNGIGVYASGTQSKVNFTSNTGVEIKDKGVGIYVANGSVINPNGNKFEIKYTGSPNASGAGIFYDSTATNITDIDIVNTSSDKGIVGIYTTGGTLTNTGTITDRSGKAYGIYSDGANVINSGTLTMGDKGKGVLSTGGDVTLTGTSVITVGENEAIGVYTRGTGNLIKADAGSQMTIGNSSYGFINEGTGNTVISNATVSNVGDNTVFVFSKDAAGTVINNSQLTSTGSKNYGLYSAGTVINNGNINYGSGVGNVGIYSINGGTASNSSGASITVGTSSIGNPDPSDNYYAIGMAAGYYGDALSPAYTGNILNSGTINVTGENSIGMYGTESGTTVTNNGVINLSASNTVGMYLDNGAYGINNGTIQSSGSGLKRIIGVVVKNGSTIENNGIIQINAEEAAGLVAKGNAAGRNIGIIKNYGTLNITGVGARDKVIPSEGQALAKDMGGVKIHAPAGASTATISVNGTPVIPELATSSAEEYKEMEVSTIGMYIDTSNRRFTKPITGLSELSSLRKADLIIGNEAAQNTTGKYIQVSPQILAPYNQMILTNPQIEKWSIYSGSLTWIASVAQNQTDGTIQNAYMAKIPYTQWAGSDETPVNKTDTYNFADGLEQRYGVEALGSRENQLFQKLNSIGNNEEVLLYQAFDEMMGHQYANVQQRINETGGLLDKEFKHLRNEWRTPTKDNNKIKVFGMKNEYRTNTAGIIDYTSNAYGVAYVHEDEKIKMGNSSGWYAGAVTNRFKFKDIGKSKENQTILKAGIFKTMSPKKDYNGALQWTIGGDVFVGINDMKRRYLVVDDIFQAKSDYHSYGAALKTDLGYDIRMSERTHFRPYGALKMEYGRFNGIKENSGEMRLEIKGNDYFSVKPEAGMEFKYVQPLALRTNLTVGFTAAYENELGKAGDVNNRARVRFTDAHWFGIRGEKEDRRGNGKFDLNIGVDNTRFGVTVNGGYDTKGKNVRGGIGFRAIY, encoded by the coding sequence ATGACAAATAATTTAAGGGAAATTAGAAAAAGCTTATGTTCATTTGCAAAAAAATGTAAGAAATTTAAATACACAGATTCGGCATTGATTACATTTTTAATTACAGGGGCAGTAAGTATTTCAAGTAATCTGTTTTCAGCTGAAAAAGATGGAAATATTGAAAATCAGAAAAAGATTATTTCTGCAAGTATGAAAGACTTTAATGTTCTGGTTAAGGAAACAAGAAAAGAAAATGACAAACTGCTGAAGAAAGCAAATCTTGAACTTATACAGCTTATGGAACAGGGGGAGCATGTAGTAAAAGCACCTTGGAGCAGCTGGCAATTTGGGGCTAACTACATGTACAGCAGCTGGAATGGAACTTTTAAAGGAAAAGGGGATAAAAAGGAGAAATATCCTTATGAAGGAATTTATGAAAGAAGCTCAAATACATTCGAAAGATACACATCACCGTTAAGCAAAAATTACAGTCTTCTAGCATTAAGTCAAAATGTAAATAAAGCAGCAACAAATGAAAGGAATGGACTGGGATTAGATTATGGACTTACGAGTAATACTAGGGCACAGGAATCAATTCTGGAAATAAATGTTGAGGCTTCAATAAAACCAAAGACTGTACAGATAGAAATTCCAGATTTAGGAATAAGAGCACCTCAATTACAGGTAATGACGGTTAATGGAATAGAAGTGCCGTCAATAAAAGTACCAACACCAAATACTCCTACTAAAACAGTCAGCATTGCAAAACCTAATGCAGAACCATTTACAGGATATTATTTTGATGGAACATGGAGTCATAGAGAGTTAAAAGATAATATTGCTATCTATTCAGGAATAGATCCTAATTCTTTAATAGGAAATATAAATAATACAAAACCTACTCCAGCAGCAATGACTGGTTCATATAACGGTAGAGAATTTCAAGGAACTCTTATAAGGAATGAAAACAACAGATACACTAATACTTACTACTTAAATAGTCAGGCTAATATAGATAAAATCGCTAATAGTACTTTCTATTTAAGAGGACATTACACTACTGATACCTATGATGATAGTAATACTAGAGCACATTTAGGAATATCTAATAATGGGCATAAAATCTATAAAGATGCTCATGGAAATGGTATCCCAGATGAAGGTGTTGTTGGTGTTCATGCATTGGGAGATTTAAATATTAAACATTTAGTATTTAATCTATATGGAAGAGCAGGAGCAGTAACAAATGAAACATGGAGACATGGAATACTGGATTTTGATGATGTAACTGTAAATATGTATAATAGCGATAATATGGGATTCTATAATATGCCAATTGCTAGATATACTTATAAATATTTCAGAGCTGGAAAAGAATGGCGTACTTCAGTTGGAGGATTTTCTGGAAAAGCTAATGTAAATATGTATGGAAGAAATAATTCTGTTTACTTAACAACAGGAATGTCATATATTAAACATTGGGAAAATGAAGGTTTGATACAATCAGATGGAGCTTCAAATATAGTATATTCAAGTTTTTCTTATGCTCCAACTTTATCTAAACTTGTAAATCCAGCTTCAGTTGACTATTCTAAGTATACAAACACAGTAAAATTAGCAAATGTTAAGCTGTATGGGGATGAAAATATAGGTATGTATTTTGGTAGTAGAATCAAAGGAGATATTGCTAAAGTACATAGAGAATGGGGAAATGAATTAGAAGGAGTATATGGTTTTAATAATAAAGCAGCACATATAGGTATATATCAAGGAGAAATAGATTTTTCTGCAAAAATTGGGGAAAGATTAACAATAGATAATCAAAATAAACAAACAACTGAAGGAAATTTAAATAATGTAGGCTATACTAATGAAACAGTTGATGGTGCTGTAGGAATTTTCTCAGAAAGTGGTCAAAGAGTTGGAATAGTTGCAAGAGGAGATATAATGGAAGAAACTCCACCATCTCAAGCAACAATATTAGCTAATGCAGCAGATCTAAAATATAAAAAATGGTTTCTTCATCCTTGGAATCCAGGGACTCAAGAATTATTGCCAGTGGATTATACAAAAGTTGGAAGTTCATATGGATATGCATTAGCTAATGATTTTTCAAAAGACCCTATACATAATTTAGAAGTTGCAAAACTTGATATTAGATTTGGAAAATATTCTAAAAATGGAATTATGGTTCTAGCAAAGCAAGGAACTGTAATTGATGTAGGAAAGAATACTTCTAATCTTCATATTACTGGAACAAGTTCAGATATAACTGATGGTATCAATGGTGCTAATACTCTTGAAGCAGATGCTTCAACTGGAACTATAGTAGCTTATGCAGAAGGAACTTGGGATCAATTAAAACATAGATATGGAAATGATGACACAAGAATAGCTCAAAATGATGCAGATGCAACTGCTATAAATAATGGTGCAGCAAGAAAGGCATTAACAGATGCAACTGCTACAACAGCGGCAAAATTACAGGGATTGCCTTCTGAAGTAAATGTTTATCCTAATGTAGTGCTGGCTTCAAAAGAAGGAATTGCCTATATGGGTGATAATAAAGGGGTTGTAAATGCAGGAACATCAGGAAATACTACAACTACAACAGCAGTAAACTACAAATCAATAATAGGATTTGCAAGAGATGAAGGTGTAGTTAATATTCATGGAGATATTGAAGCAATAGACAAAAATGCTACTCAGAATAAGTTTGAGAATATTGCAGGACTGGCTACAAAAACAGCAGCAGGAGCATCAGGTGGAACTGTTAATATAGAAGATGGAAGTATTAAAATAAGCGGTATGGCAGGATTTGCCTCTGGAACTGGTTCAGTTGTAAATGTAAACAACGGTACGGCTAATAAGATTCAAACTGGGGAAAATGGGGCATTGGCGGCAGTTGATGGAGGAAAAGTTAACTTCAGCGGAGGAACAATTTATCATGAAGACAAAGCAACGAGTTCAGATGTAGTAGCAGCCGGGACGACAACTGTCAACCATGCAAAATCTACACCATTTTATGCTGACGATTCTTCAAAAATTGAATTTAAAGGGGCAACTACAATAAATATGGCAGACGGAATACTGATGCCAGGAACAGATGCAACTAACTATGACGGTGGAAATACTTCGGCTACAGCTAAATATCTTGGAATGAATAATGTGACTGTAAATTTGACAGGGGATAATGTGGTACTTCGTACATACACTGGAGCTACAACTAACTGGACAGGAGGAACTGCAGGTTCAAATGCTATAAAAAATGATATGAAACTTGCTGCTTTGAATACAAATGGTAAAAAATATAAGATATATTATACAGATGGTATATTTAATCTTAATGTTAATCAGGATTTAGATGACAATACAGATGAATTTAACACAAAAATAAGACTTTCAAATGAAAAATTTACAATAGCAAGTGGAGTTACTGTGAGTTCTGCAACTGGAAAAGGTTTGTCAATGGCTTCTCATGATGGTGTTACAACTAACACAACTACAGGATACACAAATAACGGAACAATTAATATAACAGGAGGTACGCCTTCAAATACAACAGCATTGTCTACAAGTTTTGGATATGTTGATAATAAAGGAACTATCAATGTGGATAAAGGAATTGGAGCGTATGGAATAAATGGAAGTAGTCTTACAAATAATAGTGCTATAAATATTACTTCAAGCGGAGTAGGTATGGCAGGATTTGCCTCAGCTTCAGCGTTAAAAACTTATGGAACAGATGCTAAAATTTCAAATGGTACATTGACAACAGCTGATAAAGTTTTAGAAGTAACTAATAACGGTACTGTAACAGTTGCAGGGGACGGTTCTATCGGATTGTATGGAAATCCAAATGATCTTGCAGGAACAGGACTGCTGACAACAGAAAATGGAGTTATTACAAATAATGGAAAAATAGTAATGACAGGAGATAAAGCTGTTGGAATTGTATCAGAGGGAGCTGGAAATATCGTTAATCTTGGAGGAACTGGAAGTTCAGATATTACAGTAGGAACTAATGGAATAGGAGTTTATGCAAGTGGAACCCAAAGTAAAGTGAATTTCACTTCAAACACTGGAGTGGAAATCAAGGATAAAGGAGTAGGAATTTATGTTGCAAACGGTTCTGTCATAAATCCGAACGGGAATAAATTTGAAATAAAATATACAGGTTCACCAAATGCATCTGGAGCAGGTATTTTTTATGATAGCACAGCTACAAATATAACTGATATAGATATAGTAAATACTAGCAGTGATAAAGGAATAGTTGGAATTTACACAACAGGAGGAACACTTACAAATACAGGAACAATAACAGATAGAAGTGGAAAAGCCTATGGAATTTATTCTGATGGTGCAAATGTTATTAATAGTGGAACATTGACTATGGGAGACAAAGGTAAGGGAGTACTCAGTACAGGTGGAGATGTAACTCTTACAGGAACTTCTGTAATTACAGTGGGAGAAAATGAAGCTATTGGTGTTTATACAAGAGGAACAGGTAATCTAATAAAAGCTGATGCAGGTTCTCAAATGACAATTGGTAACAGTTCGTATGGATTTATTAATGAAGGAACTGGAAATACAGTAATAAGTAATGCCACTGTTTCAAATGTTGGAGATAACACTGTTTTCGTATTCTCAAAAGATGCGGCAGGAACTGTGATAAACAATAGCCAGTTAACGTCAACAGGTTCAAAAAACTATGGACTTTACTCAGCAGGAACTGTAATAAACAACGGTAATATTAATTATGGTTCAGGAGTAGGAAATGTTGGAATTTACAGTATAAATGGAGGAACTGCTTCAAATAGCAGTGGTGCATCAATAACAGTAGGAACTTCGAGTATTGGAAATCCTGATCCGTCAGACAATTACTATGCGATAGGAATGGCGGCAGGATATTATGGAGATGCTTTATCACCAGCTTATACAGGAAATATATTAAATTCAGGAACAATTAATGTAACTGGAGAAAACAGTATTGGAATGTATGGTACAGAAAGCGGAACAACAGTAACAAATAATGGAGTTATTAATCTTAGTGCAAGTAACACAGTAGGAATGTATCTTGATAATGGAGCTTACGGAATAAATAACGGAACTATCCAGTCAAGTGGTTCAGGATTAAAAAGAATCATAGGAGTAGTAGTTAAAAATGGTTCAACAATAGAAAATAATGGAATTATTCAAATTAATGCAGAAGAAGCGGCAGGATTAGTTGCTAAAGGAAATGCAGCAGGCAGAAATATAGGAATAATTAAAAACTATGGGACATTGAATATAACAGGAGTTGGAGCTAGAGACAAGGTAATTCCGAGTGAAGGACAGGCTTTAGCTAAAGATATGGGTGGTGTAAAAATACATGCACCAGCAGGAGCATCCACAGCTACAATAAGTGTTAATGGAACTCCAGTAATTCCTGAATTAGCCACAAGTTCAGCAGAAGAATATAAAGAAATGGAAGTTTCAACAATTGGAATGTACATAGATACTTCAAATAGAAGATTTACAAAACCTATAACAGGGTTAAGTGAGTTAAGTTCATTGAGAAAGGCTGATTTAATTATAGGAAATGAGGCTGCTCAAAATACAACAGGTAAATATATTCAAGTAAGTCCTCAAATACTCGCACCATACAATCAGATGATTTTAACTAATCCTCAAATAGAAAAGTGGAGTATTTACTCAGGTTCACTAACTTGGATAGCAAGCGTTGCACAAAATCAGACAGATGGAACAATACAAAATGCCTATATGGCAAAAATTCCATATACTCAATGGGCGGGATCAGATGAAACACCTGTAAATAAAACGGATACTTATAATTTTGCAGATGGATTGGAACAGAGATATGGAGTGGAAGCACTTGGAAGCAGAGAAAATCAATTATTTCAGAAATTAAACAGCATTGGAAACAATGAAGAAGTGCTACTGTATCAAGCTTTTGATGAAATGATGGGACACCAGTATGCAAATGTACAGCAGAGAATCAATGAAACAGGAGGATTGCTGGATAAGGAATTCAAACATTTGCGTAATGAATGGAGAACTCCTACAAAAGACAATAACAAAATTAAAGTATTTGGTATGAAAAATGAATACAGAACAAATACGGCAGGAATCATTGACTATACAAGTAACGCCTACGGTGTGGCTTACGTTCACGAAGATGAAAAAATCAAGATGGGCAATTCAAGCGGATGGTACGCTGGAGCCGTAACAAACAGATTTAAGTTTAAAGATATTGGAAAATCGAAAGAAAATCAGACTATACTTAAAGCAGGAATCTTTAAGACAATGTCACCTAAGAAAGATTACAATGGAGCATTACAATGGACAATTGGAGGAGATGTATTCGTAGGTATTAACGATATGAAACGTAGATACCTGGTTGTAGATGACATATTCCAGGCTAAATCTGACTATCATTCTTACGGAGCGGCATTAAAGACAGACTTGGGATATGACATAAGAATGAGCGAGAGAACACATTTCCGTCCATACGGAGCTTTAAAAATGGAGTATGGAAGATTTAACGGCATAAAAGAGAATTCTGGAGAAATGAGACTGGAAATAAAAGGAAATGATTACTTTTCAGTTAAGCCGGAAGCAGGAATGGAATTTAAATATGTTCAGCCGTTAGCATTAAGAACAAACTTGACAGTAGGGTTTACAGCCGCTTATGAAAATGAACTGGGAAAAGCAGGAGATGTAAACAACAGGGCAAGAGTAAGATTTACAGATGCGCACTGGTTTGGAATAAGAGGGGAAAAGGAAGATAGACGAGGAAATGGCAAGTTTGACTTGAATATCGGAGTTGACAATACAAGATTCGGAGTGACGGTAAATGGAGGCTATGACACTAAAGGTAAGAATGTAAGAGGTGGAATAGGATTCAGGGCTATTTACTAA
- a CDS encoding pantothenate kinase, translated as MKKIFLLITILAMGVLSCANNSNENSAAASENNTQNVQNVEQPQQTENKKADGNENSSSEGEGTYAKGNDEEYTTDGKLHEEKFLNKIFSYTDTSESFKIQKDNKGYFLTRYVDESPEQDNSGSRREEIVRLKLERGTILQEVSNEPLAYAYDTKLKKMVFLNPENDYRIILTTD; from the coding sequence ATGAAAAAAATTTTTCTGCTTATAACAATACTAGCTATGGGCGTACTATCTTGCGCAAATAACAGCAATGAAAATTCAGCTGCTGCATCTGAAAATAATACGCAAAATGTTCAAAATGTGGAACAGCCACAACAAACTGAAAATAAAAAAGCAGACGGCAATGAGAATTCAAGTTCAGAGGGAGAAGGCACTTATGCAAAAGGGAACGATGAGGAATATACGACGGATGGAAAATTGCATGAAGAAAAGTTTTTGAATAAAATATTTAGCTACACAGATACATCTGAGAGCTTTAAAATTCAAAAGGACAATAAAGGATATTTTTTGACAAGATATGTTGACGAATCTCCAGAACAGGATAATTCTGGTTCAAGAAGAGAAGAAATAGTAAGATTGAAACTGGAAAGAGGGACAATTCTTCAAGAAGTAAGCAATGAGCCTTTGGCTTATGCTTATGATACAAAATTAAAAAAAATGGTGTTTTTAAACCCAGAGAATGATTACAGAATAATACTCACAACTGATTAG